A region of Streptomyces paludis DNA encodes the following proteins:
- a CDS encoding cold-shock protein, whose translation MVTATVREWNDEEGWGVLDSAETPGGCFGHYSDIQAPGFRTLSPGQQVDLWWEAPGFKQDGYDYRAVSIVPRRA comes from the coding sequence ATGGTGACTGCGACTGTCCGCGAGTGGAACGACGAGGAAGGGTGGGGCGTGCTCGACTCCGCTGAGACCCCTGGGGGTTGCTTCGGCCACTATTCCGACATCCAGGCGCCCGGCTTCCGTACCCTGTCGCCCGGACAACAGGTGGACCTCTGGTGGGAGGCCCCGGGCTTCAAACAGGACGGATACGACTACCGCGCGGTGAGCATTGTGCCTCGGCGTGCATGA
- a CDS encoding response regulator transcription factor: MTITSPRGRTEMLRPDGSPVRVLVVDDEASLTELLSMALRYEGWEVRSAGDGAGATRAAREFRPDAVVLDVMLPDMDGLAVLGRLRRDLPQVPVLFLTAKDSVEDRIAGLTAGGDDYVTKPFSLEEVVARLRGLIRRSGAADVRSESLLVVGDLTLDEDSHDVTRAGQSIHLTATEFELLRYLMRNPRRVLSKAQILDRVWSYDFGGQANVVELYISYLRRKIDAGRAPMIHTRRGAGYLIKPGEQPGDAPR; encoded by the coding sequence ATGACCATCACCTCGCCCCGGGGGCGTACCGAAATGCTCAGGCCGGACGGGAGCCCCGTCCGCGTGCTCGTCGTCGACGACGAGGCGTCGCTCACGGAGTTGCTGTCGATGGCCCTGCGGTACGAGGGCTGGGAGGTGCGCAGCGCGGGCGACGGCGCGGGCGCCACCCGGGCCGCGCGCGAGTTCCGGCCGGACGCCGTGGTGCTGGACGTCATGCTGCCCGACATGGACGGGCTCGCGGTGCTCGGCCGGCTGCGGCGCGACCTGCCGCAGGTACCGGTGCTCTTCCTCACCGCGAAGGACTCCGTCGAGGACCGGATCGCCGGGCTCACCGCGGGCGGCGACGACTACGTCACCAAACCGTTCAGCCTGGAGGAGGTCGTGGCCCGGCTGCGCGGACTGATCCGCCGGTCCGGCGCCGCCGACGTACGGAGCGAATCGCTGCTGGTCGTCGGGGATTTGACGCTCGACGAGGACAGCCACGACGTCACCCGCGCCGGGCAGTCCATCCATCTGACCGCGACCGAGTTCGAGCTGCTGCGCTACCTCATGCGCAATCCGCGCCGGGTGCTCAGCAAGGCGCAGATCCTCGACCGGGTGTGGTCGTACGACTTCGGCGGCCAGGCCAACGTCGTCGAGCTGTACATCTCCTATCTCCGCCGGAAGATCGACGCCGGCCGCGCGCCGATGATCCACACCCGGCGCGGCGCGGGCTATCTGATCAAGCCGGGCGAGCAGCCGGGTGATGCCCCGCGATGA
- a CDS encoding ATP-binding protein, which yields MHEYMSRVRVWGLTCPGFSEEVSRARRWTRDILTGHPRADDVAVIVSELGTNALLYTASGGRTGVFHVALALSEHVVAISVTDAGGSETTPKVTHADEDAQRGRGLGMVNTLAHTVAIHDNGRGHTVTAELLTSLPGDHPW from the coding sequence ATGCACGAGTATATGAGCAGGGTGCGTGTCTGGGGGCTGACTTGCCCAGGATTCTCGGAAGAAGTGAGCCGGGCCCGCCGCTGGACACGCGACATCCTCACCGGCCACCCCCGCGCCGACGACGTCGCCGTGATCGTCAGCGAACTCGGCACGAACGCGCTTCTTTACACGGCCAGCGGCGGCCGGACCGGCGTCTTCCACGTCGCGCTCGCCCTCTCCGAGCACGTGGTGGCCATCTCCGTCACCGACGCCGGCGGCTCCGAGACGACACCGAAGGTGACGCACGCCGACGAGGACGCCCAACGCGGCCGAGGACTCGGCATGGTCAACACGCTCGCCCACACCGTCGCGATCCACGACAACGGCCGGGGCCATACCGTCACGGCGGAACTCCTCACCAGCCTGCCCGGAGATCACCCATGGTGA
- a CDS encoding IS630 family transposase (programmed frameshift), translating to MRYPQGGGLTAERQAFRERVRMEAVAMFADGRGSTEIAKELRVSVRSVQRWRRSWREAGQDAVRSRGPVSRPKLNDRLFAVLEEELAKGPVAHGWPDQRWTLARIKTLTGRRFHKSMTLSGISQMLRRRGWSHQVPARRAVERDEAAVRPGEGGVAAPGTTAAALGAWTVFEDEAGFSMTPPTSRTWGRRGSTPVIRVRGRSRRRFSVAALCCYQPGERSRLIHRPKRHTDHKSGGRESFARTEYRDLLIAAHQQLDGPIVLIRDNLNVHKDRRMRAFIDAQDWITAYHLPPYAPDLNPVEGIWSVLRRTTQANTAFTDPDHLIRQLRHSLRQIQYRSDIIDGCLTGTGLTLTTPRLQPQ from the exons ATGAGGTATCCGCAGGGTGGGGGTCTGACCGCGGAGAGGCAAGCATTTCGCGAGCGGGTCCGGATGGAAGCGGTCGCCATGTTCGCCGACGGACGTGGCAGTACGGAGATTGCGAAGGAGTTACGGGTCAGCGTCCGGTCGGTTCAGCGGTGGCGGCGGTCCTGGCGGGAGGCCGGCCAGGACGCGGTCCGTTCCCGCGGCCCGGTGTCCCGTCCGAAGCTGAATGACCGACTGTTCGCAGTGCTCGAGGAGGAGTTGGCCAAGGGACCGGTCGCTCACGGCTGGCCGGACCAGCGGTGGACGCTCGCCCGGATCAAGACGTTGACCGGCCGACGGTTCCACAAGTCCATGACGCTGTCGGGGATCTCCCAGATGCTGCGGCGCCGTGGCTGGAGCCATCAGGTTCCGGCCCGTCGTGCCGTCGAGCGCGACGAGGCAGCCGTC CGGCCGGGTGAAGGAGGTGTGGCCGCACCTGGAACCACCGCGGCGGCGCTCGGGGCCTGGACCGTCTTCGAGGACGAGGCCGGATTCTCTATGACGCCGCCGACCTCACGCACGTGGGGCAGACGCGGATCCACCCCGGTCATCCGCGTCCGGGGCCGTTCCCGGCGTCGCTTCTCCGTGGCAGCCCTGTGCTGCTACCAGCCCGGCGAACGCTCCCGCCTGATCCACCGGCCCAAACGGCATACCGACCACAAGAGCGGCGGCCGCGAGAGCTTCGCCCGGACCGAGTACCGCGACCTCCTCATCGCCGCCCACCAGCAGCTCGACGGACCCATCGTCCTCATACGGGACAACCTGAACGTCCACAAAGACCGCCGCATGCGGGCCTTCATCGACGCACAGGACTGGATCACCGCCTACCACCTGCCGCCCTACGCACCCGACCTCAACCCCGTCGAAGGCATCTGGTCAGTACTCCGTCGGACAACCCAGGCCAACACCGCCTTCACCGACCCCGACCACCTCATCCGCCAGCTACGGCACAGCCTCCGCCAGATCCAATACCGCAGCGACATCATCGACGGATGCCTCACCGGGACCGGCCTCACACTGACGACACCACGCCTACAACCTCAGTAG
- a CDS encoding GntR family transcriptional regulator — protein sequence MAALPSGVLGSLDPTSDRAVFRQIADQLRDAIDRGSFTEGAKLPSESELVEHFGVSRMTVRNALSMLQSEGLVSSEHGKGVFVRPRPPVRRLASDRFARRHREQGKSAFIVEADAAGSRPEVDNLEVKEERPTADVSARLGAPRRVLARRRRYLLDGRPVEFAVSYLPLDLARDTPIAQPNPGPGGIYARLEELGHHLDHFEEEIRARMPSPQEVKTLQLASGVPVIHLIRTAFDTKGRAVEVCDTVMAADAYVLSYQLPAT from the coding sequence ATGGCCGCTCTTCCTTCCGGCGTGCTCGGCTCGCTGGACCCGACCAGCGACCGCGCGGTGTTCCGGCAGATCGCCGACCAGCTCCGCGATGCCATCGACCGGGGAAGTTTCACCGAGGGGGCGAAGCTGCCTTCGGAATCGGAGCTGGTCGAGCACTTCGGCGTCTCCCGCATGACCGTGCGCAACGCGCTCTCGATGCTCCAGAGCGAGGGGCTCGTGTCGTCCGAGCACGGCAAGGGTGTCTTCGTCCGGCCACGACCGCCGGTGCGGCGGCTGGCTTCCGACCGGTTCGCCCGGCGCCATCGTGAGCAGGGGAAGTCCGCGTTCATCGTGGAGGCCGACGCGGCCGGCAGTCGGCCGGAAGTGGACAACCTGGAGGTCAAGGAAGAGCGGCCGACTGCTGATGTGTCCGCCCGGCTGGGTGCTCCCCGGCGAGTGCTGGCCCGGCGCCGCCGGTATCTGCTGGACGGCCGGCCGGTCGAGTTCGCCGTGTCGTACTTGCCGCTCGACCTGGCCCGCGACACCCCGATCGCCCAGCCCAATCCCGGCCCCGGCGGTATCTACGCCCGCCTCGAAGAACTCGGCCACCACCTCGACCACTTCGAGGAGGAGATCCGGGCGCGCATGCCCTCGCCACAGGAGGTCAAGACGCTCCAACTCGCCTCAGGCGTACCGGTCATCCATCTGATCCGTACCGCGTTCGACACCAAGGGCCGCGCCGTAGAGGTGTGCGACACGGTCATGGCCGCCGACGCCTATGTGCTGAGCTACCAACTGCCCGCTACGTAA
- a CDS encoding bifunctional glycosyltransferase family 2/GtrA family protein: MRTDTSWGTLPAREHLPVEVTDAPVLDVTIPVYNEEQDLEPCVRRLHDHLARTFPYTFRITIADNASTDRTPDVAAWLDSSIPEVRSYRLEEKGRGRALRTVWSHSDSPVLAYMDVDLSTDLNALLPLVAPLISGHSDLAIGSRLARSSRVVRGTKREFISRAYNLILKSSLSARFSDAQCGFKAIRADVAQRLLPMVEDTGWFFDTEMLVLAERAGLRIHEVPVDWVDDPNSTVHIVKTATEDLKGVWRVGRALAVGALPLDRLARPFGDDPRDRRITGVPRGLARQLVGFCVVGALSTLFYLALYSLFRTMSGPQLANAAALLVSAVANTAANRRLTFGVQGREGAVRHQAQGLVVFAVGLALTSGSLAALDAASSSPAHSTELAVLIAANLASTVLRFLLLRAWVFPERRTTSTTAQDATAQGTDGAAASSDQAHARDAALYSRNAR, from the coding sequence ATGCGAACCGACACTTCATGGGGCACCCTCCCGGCCCGGGAGCATCTCCCGGTCGAGGTGACCGATGCCCCCGTGCTTGACGTGACGATCCCCGTCTACAACGAGGAGCAGGACCTCGAACCATGTGTGCGGCGCCTGCACGACCACCTCGCCCGTACCTTCCCGTACACCTTCCGCATCACGATCGCCGACAACGCGAGCACCGACCGCACTCCCGATGTGGCCGCCTGGCTCGACTCGTCGATCCCCGAGGTCCGGTCCTACCGGCTGGAGGAGAAGGGCCGGGGCAGGGCGCTCCGCACGGTCTGGTCGCATTCCGACTCGCCCGTCCTCGCCTATATGGACGTGGACCTGTCCACGGACCTGAACGCACTGCTGCCGCTCGTGGCGCCGCTGATCTCGGGCCACTCCGATCTGGCGATCGGCTCCCGGCTCGCCCGGTCCTCGCGGGTGGTGCGCGGCACGAAGCGCGAGTTCATCTCGCGGGCCTACAACCTCATCCTCAAGTCCTCTCTGTCGGCTCGGTTCAGCGACGCCCAGTGCGGCTTCAAGGCCATACGGGCGGATGTGGCGCAGCGGTTGCTGCCGATGGTCGAGGACACCGGCTGGTTCTTCGACACGGAGATGCTCGTGCTCGCCGAGCGGGCCGGACTGCGGATCCATGAAGTGCCGGTGGACTGGGTCGATGACCCCAACAGCACGGTGCACATCGTCAAGACGGCGACCGAGGATCTCAAGGGCGTCTGGCGCGTGGGGCGGGCACTGGCGGTGGGAGCGCTGCCACTGGACCGGCTGGCGAGGCCCTTCGGGGACGACCCGAGGGACCGCCGGATCACTGGGGTGCCGCGCGGTCTCGCCCGGCAACTGGTCGGCTTCTGCGTCGTGGGCGCGCTGTCCACCCTCTTCTACCTTGCCCTCTATTCGCTCTTCCGAACCATGTCGGGTCCACAACTCGCCAACGCCGCCGCGCTGCTGGTCTCGGCGGTCGCCAACACCGCCGCCAACCGGAGGCTCACCTTCGGGGTGCAGGGCCGCGAAGGCGCGGTCCGCCACCAGGCCCAGGGCCTGGTGGTCTTCGCCGTCGGCCTCGCGCTGACCAGCGGTTCGCTGGCCGCGCTCGACGCCGCGTCGAGCAGCCCCGCGCACTCCACCGAGCTGGCCGTCCTGATCGCCGCCAACCTCGCCTCCACCGTCCTGCGCTTCCTGCTCCTGCGCGCCTGGGTCTTCCCGGAGCGGCGCACGACGAGCACCACCGCGCAGGACGCCACCGCCCAAGGCACCGACGGCGCCGCCGCCTCCTCCGACCAGGCCCACGCCCGCGACGCCGCCCTCTACTCAAGGAACGCACGATGA
- a CDS encoding YcxB family protein: MDTRGGESSQQDTGRGAAVEFVYQPMVADFEEAVRGRARRTSAGRLQVLAGPLVVVAAMLVFSVLQDFALPVLIISLVLSLAAASWGAVRGLRTMARRMFSVMEPYGQCRLVTDDRGMVSTGERGSFTVDWTVFREYLETPGLFVVLGGDRASGMAVLPKRGAQNPADVDRLREILDRNLKRL; encoded by the coding sequence ATGGACACCAGGGGCGGGGAATCCTCACAGCAGGACACAGGGCGCGGTGCGGCCGTCGAGTTCGTCTACCAGCCGATGGTCGCGGACTTCGAGGAGGCCGTCCGTGGGCGAGCGCGTCGGACATCGGCGGGCAGGCTCCAGGTGCTCGCGGGGCCGCTGGTGGTGGTAGCCGCGATGCTCGTCTTCTCGGTCCTTCAGGATTTCGCGCTGCCCGTGCTGATCATCTCGCTGGTGCTCTCGCTGGCAGCCGCATCCTGGGGCGCCGTGCGAGGACTGCGCACCATGGCCCGCCGGATGTTCAGTGTCATGGAGCCGTACGGACAGTGCCGCCTGGTGACCGACGACCGCGGCATGGTCAGTACCGGTGAGCGGGGGTCCTTCACCGTGGACTGGACCGTGTTCCGGGAGTACTTGGAGACACCCGGGCTCTTCGTGGTGCTGGGTGGCGACCGCGCGTCGGGTATGGCGGTACTGCCCAAGCGGGGCGCCCAGAACCCCGCAGACGTGGATCGGCTGCGGGAGATCTTGGACCGGAACCTGAAGCGGCTCTAG
- a CDS encoding NUDIX hydrolase: MSVAGVIVDDHGRALLIKRRDNGHWEPPGGVVEAGETLLDALQREVLEETGIKIALPAALTGAYKNMTGLIVSLVFRCQAIEGEPTTGDETKALRWVTRDELGELADEAYAIRVLDALDAVSPPAVRAHDGVKLV, translated from the coding sequence GTGAGCGTCGCCGGGGTGATCGTGGACGACCACGGTCGAGCCCTGCTGATCAAGCGACGCGACAACGGGCACTGGGAGCCGCCGGGCGGCGTTGTCGAGGCCGGTGAGACCCTTCTCGACGCCTTGCAGCGGGAAGTTCTCGAAGAGACCGGAATCAAGATCGCCCTTCCGGCGGCCCTGACCGGCGCCTACAAGAACATGACGGGCCTGATCGTCTCGCTCGTCTTCCGCTGCCAGGCGATCGAAGGCGAGCCCACCACCGGCGACGAGACCAAGGCGTTGCGCTGGGTCACCCGCGACGAGCTGGGGGAGCTTGCCGACGAGGCGTACGCGATCCGCGTGCTCGACGCCCTGGACGCGGTATCGCCGCCGGCCGTACGCGCCCACGATGGCGTGAAACTCGTCTAG
- a CDS encoding AzlC family ABC transporter permease, producing MKRDVRALAPAPAAASAVRRRQIADGVRDSFSAGLGIFPLGIALGLLIIQAGLPWWLTPALSLAAFAGSLELLLVGMVATVTPLAAIALTVLVVNFRHVFYAFSFPLHLVRHPVAKAYAVYAMIDEAYAVNASLPEAERSARRLLALQIACEVYWVGGGLAGVALGAALPAPVKGLEFALCALFTVLTLDAFRSRREIPSVLLAGAGVAAGLVLTPDFALFTALLLFVALLLGRHALIGRRTFIGRRALADRRTARNEDVDAQS from the coding sequence ATGAAACGAGATGTCCGGGCTCTCGCCCCGGCGCCCGCCGCCGCTTCTGCCGTCCGGCGCCGGCAGATCGCCGACGGAGTCCGTGACTCCTTCTCCGCCGGTCTCGGGATCTTCCCCCTGGGCATCGCTCTCGGTCTGCTGATCATCCAGGCGGGCCTGCCCTGGTGGCTCACCCCCGCCCTGTCCCTGGCCGCGTTCGCCGGCTCCCTGGAGCTTCTGCTGGTGGGCATGGTGGCCACCGTCACGCCCCTGGCCGCCATCGCGCTGACCGTCCTCGTGGTCAACTTCCGGCACGTCTTCTACGCCTTCTCCTTCCCGCTCCACCTGGTCAGACATCCGGTCGCGAAGGCGTACGCCGTCTACGCGATGATCGACGAGGCGTACGCCGTCAACGCGTCCCTGCCCGAGGCGGAACGCTCGGCGCGCCGGCTGCTGGCCCTCCAGATCGCCTGCGAGGTCTACTGGGTCGGCGGCGGACTGGCCGGTGTCGCGCTCGGCGCGGCTCTGCCCGCGCCGGTCAAGGGGCTGGAGTTCGCGCTGTGCGCCCTGTTCACCGTGCTCACGCTGGACGCCTTCCGCTCCCGCCGGGAGATTCCGTCGGTCCTGCTCGCCGGTGCCGGCGTCGCGGCCGGGCTCGTACTGACTCCGGATTTCGCGCTGTTCACCGCGCTGCTGCTCTTCGTGGCGCTGCTTCTCGGCCGCCATGCGCTCATCGGTCGCCGTACGTTCATCGGCCGGCGCGCGCTCGCTGACCGTCGTACCGCCCGGAATGAGGACGTCGATGCCCAGTCCTAG
- a CDS encoding branched-chain amino acid transporter permease — translation MPSPSAAPSTAYLVAVLAIVFGITLALRALPFALLRTLRGSPVVRQLAVWMPVGVLAILAVTALHGTVTADPRGTVYALIAVAVTGGVHLGFGRRTILSVGIGTALYVVLLNAL, via the coding sequence ATGCCCAGTCCTAGCGCCGCCCCCAGCACCGCCTACCTCGTGGCCGTCCTGGCCATCGTCTTCGGTATCACCCTCGCCCTGCGCGCCCTGCCGTTCGCGCTGCTGCGCACTCTGCGCGGCTCGCCGGTGGTGCGGCAGCTGGCGGTGTGGATGCCGGTCGGGGTCCTCGCGATCCTCGCCGTGACGGCTCTGCACGGTACGGTCACGGCCGATCCGCGCGGGACGGTGTACGCGCTGATCGCGGTCGCCGTCACCGGCGGCGTACATCTGGGCTTCGGCCGCCGCACGATCCTCAGCGTGGGGATCGGCACCGCCCTCTACGTCGTCCTGCTCAACGCCCTGTGA
- a CDS encoding sensor histidine kinase, protein MSGTRGTDTGIGGAGRRWSLRTRLVVSAVLLIAVVASVIGAVTTIAFRSKLYDQLDTQVQAVAKRAAGPPVGEATPGRPPGGFQEGEDPLKIVTGGGAPVGTVGGQVGTDGTVSRGVRLATTENDSTGPKVTERELTTAQKTALNSVAHDGDEHTVTLPGLGEYRVLHITGSNGSFLVGLPLADVQDNLNTLVIVEICVTVAGLIAAGIAGSALVSVALRPLRRVANTATRVSELPLHSGEVAPLVRVPDSEADPRTEVGQVGAALNRMLGHVGSALTARQESETRVRQFVADASHELRTPLASIRGYAELTRRGREETGPDTRYALGRIEAEAERMTGLVENLLLLARLDAGRPLSYEATDLSPLVVDAVSDAHAAGQGHHWRLELPEPDEPEASVQGDAPRLQQVLVNLLANARTHTPPGTTVTARVRRVGAGAGAGPGVGSGPGVGSGTGAGTRAGVPAGSWIVLDIEDDGPGIPPTLLPHVFERFARGDASRSRAAGSTGLGLAIVQAVVTAHSGTVSVESVPGRTVFSVRLPATPGPMPTIPPKPTAAPTHPGTPAPNGSPAHNGTPASNGTPVSQGVSAASSFPSPQPYRRPQSQPLPPAQPYARETGPDSQTGHRLTTRP, encoded by the coding sequence ATGAGTGGGACCAGGGGTACGGACACGGGGATCGGCGGGGCCGGCCGGCGCTGGTCGCTGCGGACCCGGCTGGTGGTCTCGGCGGTCCTGCTGATCGCGGTGGTGGCGTCGGTGATCGGGGCGGTGACCACGATCGCCTTCCGCTCCAAGCTGTACGACCAGCTCGACACCCAGGTGCAGGCCGTCGCCAAGCGCGCGGCCGGCCCGCCGGTCGGTGAGGCCACGCCCGGCAGACCGCCCGGCGGCTTCCAGGAGGGCGAGGACCCGCTGAAGATCGTGACGGGCGGCGGCGCGCCGGTCGGCACGGTCGGCGGCCAGGTCGGCACGGACGGCACGGTCAGCCGCGGGGTGCGCCTCGCGACGACCGAGAACGACAGCACGGGACCGAAGGTCACCGAGCGGGAGCTGACGACGGCCCAGAAGACCGCCCTCAACTCCGTCGCCCATGACGGGGACGAGCACACCGTGACCCTGCCGGGGCTCGGCGAGTACCGCGTCCTCCACATCACCGGCTCCAACGGCTCCTTCCTCGTGGGCCTCCCGCTGGCCGATGTGCAGGACAACCTCAACACCCTGGTGATCGTCGAGATCTGTGTCACCGTCGCCGGACTGATCGCCGCCGGGATCGCGGGCAGCGCCCTGGTCAGCGTGGCACTGCGCCCGCTGCGCCGGGTGGCCAACACCGCCACCCGGGTCTCCGAACTCCCCCTTCACAGCGGGGAGGTGGCACCGCTCGTCCGGGTCCCGGACTCCGAGGCCGACCCCCGGACCGAGGTGGGCCAGGTCGGCGCCGCGCTCAACCGGATGCTCGGACACGTCGGATCCGCGCTCACCGCCCGCCAGGAGAGCGAGACCCGCGTACGGCAGTTCGTCGCCGACGCCAGCCACGAGCTGCGCACCCCGCTCGCCTCGATCCGCGGCTACGCCGAACTGACCCGCCGCGGGCGCGAGGAGACCGGCCCCGACACCCGCTACGCGCTCGGGCGCATCGAGGCCGAGGCGGAGCGGATGACGGGCCTCGTCGAGAACCTGCTGCTGCTCGCCCGGCTCGACGCCGGACGCCCGCTCTCGTACGAGGCCACGGATCTCTCCCCGCTGGTCGTGGACGCGGTCAGCGACGCGCACGCCGCGGGCCAGGGCCACCACTGGCGCCTCGAACTCCCCGAACCCGATGAGCCCGAGGCATCCGTCCAGGGCGACGCGCCCCGCCTCCAGCAGGTGCTGGTCAACCTGCTGGCCAACGCCCGTACGCACACCCCGCCCGGCACCACCGTCACCGCCCGCGTCCGCAGAGTCGGCGCCGGCGCGGGCGCGGGTCCCGGTGTCGGGTCCGGTCCCGGCGTCGGTTCCGGTACGGGCGCCGGTACCCGCGCGGGCGTCCCCGCCGGGTCGTGGATCGTGCTCGACATCGAGGACGACGGTCCCGGTATTCCTCCCACGCTCCTTCCCCATGTCTTCGAACGCTTCGCGCGCGGCGACGCCTCACGCTCCCGCGCGGCCGGATCCACCGGTCTCGGTCTCGCCATCGTCCAGGCGGTCGTCACGGCCCACAGCGGCACCGTCAGTGTCGAGAGCGTGCCAGGACGGACGGTCTTCTCCGTACGGCTCCCGGCCACCCCAGGCCCCATGCCGACGATTCCCCCCAAGCCCACGGCCGCACCCACACACCCCGGCACGCCCGCGCCCAACGGCAGTCCCGCGCACAACGGCACGCCCGCGTCCAACGGCACCCCCGTGTCCCAGGGCGTGTCCGCGGCCTCCTCCTTCCCGTCTCCTCAGCCCTACCGGCGCCCGCAGTCCCAGCCGCTGCCGCCGGCCCAGCCGTACGCCAGGGAAACCGGGCCCGACTCACAGACAGGGCACAGGCTCACCACACGACCGTGA
- a CDS encoding Lrp/AsnC family transcriptional regulator codes for MDEIDRAIIGELERDGRLTNVELAQRVGLTTGPCLRRVQRLEADGVIAGYRAVIDPTAVGRSFEVLIDLSLESQDAETVEHFERTLAGAAEVVELRRLFGSPDYFVRVAVADLTAYESFLSGYVMTLPRIKNVTSHFTMKTVKR; via the coding sequence ATGGATGAGATCGACCGAGCAATCATCGGCGAGCTGGAACGGGACGGCCGGCTCACCAACGTAGAACTGGCGCAACGCGTCGGGCTCACGACCGGCCCGTGTCTGCGCCGAGTCCAGAGACTGGAGGCCGACGGCGTCATCGCCGGTTACCGGGCCGTCATCGACCCCACGGCCGTGGGCCGCTCCTTCGAGGTCCTCATCGACCTCAGCCTGGAATCCCAGGACGCGGAGACGGTCGAGCACTTCGAGCGGACGCTGGCGGGGGCCGCGGAGGTCGTCGAGCTGCGCAGACTGTTCGGCAGCCCGGACTACTTCGTACGCGTCGCGGTCGCCGACCTGACCGCCTACGAGAGCTTCCTCAGCGGGTACGTCATGACGCTCCCGCGGATCAAGAACGTCACGTCGCACTTCACGATGAAGACGGTGAAGCGGTAA
- a CDS encoding DUF2797 domain-containing protein encodes MSWRCEGIRWADGAPALLWRRGRERRTSTLEYGRELGFRASGSRECAGARGHACPLRAEIPGRGTGGRCAECARLERAHSVAADTLADDPRTYRVYLAWFGPGLVKVGITAEARGTARLLEQGAVTFGWLGRGPLMAARRTEELLRRALGVPDRIPYARKRAVRSALPERAARTAELLRLYGAAVALDGWPPTLERLAFDAVDHAGAFGLDGLPPATGVVERLTDGGEVAGRLLAAAGPDLHLATGGGGGGGGGGTEVLVLDTRLMTGWALGPPTGRTGPTGPAGPTGPAGLTGSAVTVPVTPVGPPPGDGVQEGLF; translated from the coding sequence GTGAGCTGGCGGTGCGAGGGGATCCGGTGGGCGGACGGCGCGCCCGCGCTCCTGTGGCGGCGCGGGCGGGAGCGCCGTACGAGCACCCTCGAATACGGGCGTGAGCTGGGCTTCCGCGCCTCCGGCAGCCGGGAGTGCGCCGGCGCGCGCGGCCATGCGTGCCCCCTGCGCGCGGAGATCCCGGGGCGCGGTACGGGCGGCCGGTGCGCCGAGTGCGCGCGGCTGGAGCGGGCGCACTCCGTCGCCGCCGACACCCTCGCCGACGACCCGCGCACCTACCGCGTCTACCTCGCCTGGTTCGGCCCCGGGCTCGTCAAGGTCGGGATCACCGCCGAGGCCCGCGGCACCGCGCGGCTGCTGGAACAGGGCGCCGTCACGTTCGGCTGGCTGGGGCGCGGGCCGCTGATGGCCGCGCGCCGTACGGAGGAGCTGCTGCGGCGGGCGCTCGGCGTGCCGGACCGTATCCCGTACGCGCGGAAGCGGGCCGTACGGTCCGCCCTGCCGGAGCGGGCCGCGCGGACGGCGGAGCTGCTGCGGCTGTACGGGGCGGCCGTGGCCCTGGACGGGTGGCCGCCGACGCTGGAACGGCTCGCCTTCGACGCGGTGGACCACGCCGGGGCGTTCGGGCTCGACGGACTGCCGCCCGCCACGGGCGTGGTGGAACGGCTGACCGACGGGGGCGAGGTGGCCGGCCGGCTGCTCGCCGCCGCCGGGCCCGATCTGCATCTGGCCACCGGCGGCGGAGGAGGCGGCGGAGGCGGCGGGACCGAAGTGCTCGTCCTCGATACGCGCCTCATGACGGGATGGGCACTCGGCCCGCCGACCGGACGGACCGGACCGACGGGACCGGCCGGACCGACGGGTCCCGCCGGTCTGACAGGAAGTGCTGTTACGGTGCCGGTCACGCCCGTCGGCCCGCCTCCCGGGGACGGCGTGCAGGAGGGGCTCTTCTGA